A genomic window from Leptolyngbya sp. BL0902 includes:
- a CDS encoding sodium:solute symporter family protein has translation MTVSPVIWIDWAIVVAYLVFSLGLGLYLGRRASGSLVDFFVSGRSLPWWLAGTSMAATTFSIDTPLYIAGVVGNRGIAGNWEWWSFGIAHVVMIYVFARLWRRSEIITDAELTELRYGGPMAAWLRGVKAFLFAVPINCIGIGYAMLAMVKVIDALQLWQSVGIEPGESLKLLSVIGVSILVLVYAGFSGLWGVVATDFFQFFLALLGAIIVAVVAVANLGGMAPLIEQVQALGGTDLLAFVPLERSAEGGWYRWSETAGITVSTFLAYVTLQWWAFRRSDGGGEFIQRLAAAKDEAEAEKAAWFFNILHYVIRTWPWVVVALAAVVIYPNLEDRELGYPMLMLDFLPPALLGLVVASLIAAFMSTVSTLINWGASYLTNDLYGRFLRPNAPQAELVLAGRLASVLVTALGAVAAFYSQDVTTVFRLVIAIGTGPGLVLILRWFWWRINAAAELAAMVAGFLIGLVTTVVPVLTISDFGLRLFATTLATLVLWVAAMVATPPESDETLDAFYTKVRPGGPGWARQQQRTGLVPVQSLRHDCLRACAALLLLLGAMLGVGGFLLYQPLTGWVWLIVAVAGGWWLRRLGKGQPPHVPPPEEI, from the coding sequence TTGACGGTATCCCCTGTGATTTGGATTGACTGGGCCATTGTGGTGGCCTATCTGGTGTTTTCCCTGGGCCTGGGGCTCTACCTAGGCCGCCGAGCCTCTGGTAGCCTGGTGGACTTCTTTGTGTCGGGGCGTTCTTTGCCCTGGTGGCTGGCCGGAACCAGCATGGCCGCGACCACCTTTTCCATTGACACCCCCCTCTACATTGCTGGGGTAGTCGGCAATCGCGGCATTGCAGGCAACTGGGAATGGTGGAGCTTTGGCATCGCCCATGTGGTGATGATCTACGTGTTTGCGCGGCTGTGGCGGCGGTCGGAAATCATTACCGATGCTGAGCTTACAGAACTCCGCTATGGTGGCCCGATGGCGGCTTGGCTGCGGGGGGTAAAAGCCTTTTTGTTCGCGGTGCCGATTAACTGCATTGGCATTGGCTATGCCATGCTGGCCATGGTGAAGGTAATCGACGCCCTACAACTGTGGCAGTCCGTGGGCATTGAGCCGGGGGAGAGCCTGAAACTGCTCAGCGTCATTGGCGTCAGTATCCTAGTGCTGGTCTACGCTGGCTTCTCAGGACTATGGGGCGTCGTGGCGACAGATTTTTTCCAGTTCTTCCTAGCCCTGTTGGGGGCGATTATTGTGGCGGTCGTCGCTGTGGCCAACCTGGGCGGCATGGCCCCCCTCATCGAGCAGGTACAAGCCCTGGGCGGTACCGATCTGCTGGCCTTTGTGCCCCTAGAGCGATCCGCCGAGGGCGGTTGGTACCGCTGGAGCGAAACCGCTGGGATCACCGTGAGCACCTTTTTGGCCTACGTCACCCTGCAATGGTGGGCTTTTCGGCGCAGCGATGGCGGGGGCGAATTTATCCAGCGCCTCGCCGCCGCCAAAGACGAAGCCGAGGCAGAAAAAGCCGCCTGGTTTTTTAATATCCTCCACTACGTCATCCGCACTTGGCCCTGGGTGGTAGTGGCCCTCGCTGCCGTGGTGATCTACCCCAACCTAGAAGACCGGGAACTGGGCTACCCCATGCTGATGCTGGACTTTCTGCCCCCGGCACTGTTGGGGCTGGTGGTGGCTTCACTCATCGCTGCCTTTATGAGTACAGTATCGACCTTAATTAACTGGGGTGCGTCCTACCTCACCAACGACCTGTACGGACGTTTCCTGCGCCCTAATGCTCCCCAAGCTGAACTGGTACTGGCTGGCCGACTGGCCTCGGTGCTGGTGACGGCCCTCGGTGCGGTCGCGGCATTTTATTCCCAGGATGTGACCACCGTATTTCGACTGGTGATTGCCATTGGCACCGGGCCGGGGCTGGTGTTAATTTTGCGCTGGTTCTGGTGGCGCATCAATGCCGCTGCCGAACTGGCCGCCATGGTGGCCGGGTTCCTGATCGGCCTTGTCACCACCGTGGTGCCCGTGCTGACCATCTCCGACTTTGGCCTGCGCCTATTCGCCACCACCCTCGCCACGCTGGTGCTTTGGGTCGCTGCCATGGTGGCTACCCCACCCGAAAGCGATGAGACGTTGGATGCCTTCTACACTAAAGTGCGTCCTGGTGGCCCCGGCTGGGCACGGCAGCAACAGCGCACGGGCCTCGTCCCCGTCCAATCCCTCCGCCACGATTGCCTCAGGGCCTGCGCCGCCCTATTGCTGCTCCTGGGGGCGATGCTGGGGGTTGGTGGGTTCCTCCTCTATCAACCCCTAACGGGCTGGGTGTGGCTGATAGTCGCGGTGGCGGGCGGCTGGTGGCTACGGCGTCTCGGCAAGGGACAGCCGCCCCATGTTCCCCCCCCGGAGGAAATATAA
- a CDS encoding TIGR03943 family putative permease subunit gives MTSSIRSRRRPLPSPRRVSLPWQAIIDGLMLLLWAAMLLRFTVTGQIYLLLHPDYMWLSHMAMVLTFGMGMGRMWQVWQVVRLQQRQGGPRSQEHIALLPRRVSTGLLLAVAVFGLIYTPRPFTSETALQRGITEVLSQTRSRPQRFVLSGASEDRTIVDWIRTLNVYPEPEAYAGQAVNVSGFVTHMPGWPDNLFMITRFVLTCCAADAYPVGLPVELPPGTPRPAPDTWLEVTGRMTTQTLDNKRQLVIGEAALTEIPQPRTPYEY, from the coding sequence ATGACCTCCTCTATTCGTTCCCGCCGTCGGCCATTGCCCTCTCCCCGGCGTGTTTCCCTACCCTGGCAAGCCATCATTGATGGCCTGATGCTGCTCCTGTGGGCGGCGATGCTGCTGCGGTTTACCGTTACGGGGCAAATCTACCTGCTGCTGCACCCCGACTATATGTGGCTGTCCCACATGGCCATGGTGCTGACCTTTGGGATGGGTATGGGCCGGATGTGGCAGGTGTGGCAGGTGGTGCGGTTGCAGCAGCGCCAGGGTGGCCCCCGCAGCCAGGAGCACATTGCCCTGCTGCCCCGCCGGGTGAGCACCGGGCTGTTGCTAGCGGTGGCGGTGTTTGGGCTGATCTACACCCCCCGTCCCTTTACCAGCGAAACGGCCCTCCAGCGCGGCATTACCGAGGTGTTGAGCCAAACCCGGTCGCGCCCCCAGCGATTTGTGCTCAGCGGGGCTTCGGAGGATCGCACCATTGTGGATTGGATCCGCACCCTCAATGTCTACCCCGAACCCGAAGCCTACGCAGGGCAGGCCGTCAACGTGAGCGGCTTTGTCACCCATATGCCGGGTTGGCCCGACAACCTATTTATGATTACCCGCTTTGTGCTCACCTGCTGCGCCGCCGATGCCTACCCCGTGGGCCTGCCTGTGGAATTGCCGCCCGGTACTCCGCGCCCCGCCCCCGACACCTGGCTGGAGGTGACGGGCCGGATGACCACCCAAACCCTCGACAACAAGCGGCAACTGGTGATTGGAGAAGCCGCCCTGACCGAAATTCCCCAACCGCGTACCCCCTACGAATACTAG
- a CDS encoding DUF2062 domain-containing protein, which translates to MTLTKDTELPEKSAMRKGIPSDWQRKIRYVYLRFIRLQGSPEQLARGMASGVFSGCFPLFGLQIVIGLAVATVVRGNRIMAAAATWISNPFTYLPIFAFNYQVGVWILGSSSTQGFTDLDSLRGWADMGTEVSVRLMLGSAVVGVIAGLLSYYLGLPLIRRLRQRRSFPSRLR; encoded by the coding sequence ATGACCCTAACCAAAGATACCGAACTACCCGAAAAATCTGCCATGCGTAAGGGAATTCCGTCGGACTGGCAGCGTAAGATCCGCTACGTCTATCTGCGGTTTATCCGGCTTCAGGGTAGCCCGGAACAACTGGCTCGGGGCATGGCCAGCGGGGTATTTTCTGGCTGTTTTCCGCTGTTTGGCCTGCAAATCGTCATTGGGCTAGCGGTGGCTACGGTGGTGCGCGGCAATCGGATAATGGCCGCCGCCGCCACCTGGATTAGCAACCCCTTCACCTACCTGCCGATCTTTGCTTTTAACTACCAGGTGGGCGTCTGGATCTTGGGTAGCAGTTCCACCCAGGGCTTCACCGACCTAGATAGCCTGCGGGGTTGGGCCGACATGGGCACCGAAGTCTCGGTACGGCTGATGCTGGGCAGTGCGGTGGTGGGCGTCATTGCAGGGTTGCTGAGCTACTACTTAGGGCTTCCCCTCATTCGGCGGCTGCGTCAGCGACGGTCGTTTCCTAGCCGCCTTCGGTAG
- a CDS encoding permease, producing MVQLNNGITLFFSLLVEAMPFLLLGVIFSSVLLLFVDEQKLLALMPRNVLLAALAGGLIGFLFPVCECGNIPVARRLLMKGAPTAVAIGFLLAAPTVNPIVFWATWIAFRDQPEIVFLRVGFTLVVAMAVALIFSAQADMRPFLQDNLARMMGDPAAPPAATGLQGGSPSPAEDEAISPLLRSGTFLMQSPGQVLQLDAPPAQVLAQVTGAPPPLRLRFRMMVDNMVLETRELGAVLILGSAIAAFVQVAIPREVILSLGQGPVTSILAMMALAWVVSICSTVDAFFALSFASVFTSGSLLAFLVFGPMIDLKNISLLLTVFKGRAIIYLFLLAAQLTFLLTLVMNLYVG from the coding sequence ATGGTTCAACTCAATAACGGCATCACCCTCTTTTTTAGCCTGCTGGTAGAGGCGATGCCCTTTTTGCTGTTGGGGGTAATTTTTTCCAGTGTGCTGCTGCTGTTTGTTGATGAGCAAAAGCTGCTGGCCCTGATGCCTCGCAACGTGCTGTTAGCGGCCCTGGCCGGGGGGCTGATTGGCTTTCTCTTTCCAGTGTGCGAATGCGGCAACATCCCCGTTGCTCGACGGCTGTTGATGAAGGGAGCCCCCACTGCCGTAGCCATTGGCTTCTTGCTGGCGGCTCCCACGGTCAATCCCATCGTGTTTTGGGCCACCTGGATTGCCTTCCGAGATCAGCCGGAAATCGTCTTTTTGCGAGTGGGCTTCACCCTGGTGGTGGCCATGGCCGTGGCTCTGATCTTCAGCGCCCAAGCCGATATGCGGCCTTTTCTGCAAGATAATTTGGCCCGTATGATGGGCGACCCCGCCGCCCCGCCCGCCGCCACTGGGCTTCAGGGTGGATCGCCATCCCCAGCGGAGGATGAAGCCATTTCGCCCTTGCTGCGGTCAGGCACTTTTTTGATGCAGTCCCCCGGTCAGGTGCTGCAACTGGATGCGCCCCCGGCCCAGGTTTTGGCTCAAGTCACCGGAGCACCGCCGCCCCTCCGATTGCGGTTTCGCATGATGGTAGACAACATGGTGCTGGAAACGCGGGAACTGGGGGCCGTGCTGATTTTGGGCAGCGCCATTGCCGCCTTTGTCCAGGTGGCGATTCCTAGGGAGGTCATTCTCAGCTTGGGGCAGGGGCCAGTCACCTCTATCCTGGCGATGATGGCCCTAGCCTGGGTGGTTTCTATCTGCTCCACGGTGGATGCTTTCTTTGCCCTGTCCTTTGCTTCGGTGTTCACTAGCGGGTCGCTGTTGGCCTTTCTGGTGTTTGGCCCCATGATCGACCTCAAAAATATCAGCCTGCTACTGACAGTCTTCAAAGGACGGGCGATTATCTACCTGTTTCTGCTGGCGGCCCAGCTCACCTTTTTGCTGACCCTGGTGATGAATTTATATGTGGGGTGA
- a CDS encoding CIA30 family protein yields the protein MTSSPPPNQGRSPWDVGRLVQTLDFFESIPVVSTLKAMFSGSQLPQPPQMDNGVLFDFSHPRSARSLDLMALWGALDDVVMGGVSRSGLQAGENAACFTGYVSTDNSGGFASVRTRNFDPPLNLGTYQGLTLRLRGDGQRYKVFLRDRDGWDAVAYGLSFDTVPQAWITVAVPFSNLVPVFRARSQPDAKPLDPSSLRSLQLMLSKFEYDQALNPHFVPGPFCLEVQTIAAYR from the coding sequence ATGACCTCCTCCCCGCCCCCCAACCAAGGCCGCTCTCCCTGGGATGTTGGCCGATTGGTGCAAACCCTAGATTTTTTCGAGTCCATTCCTGTCGTTAGCACCCTAAAAGCAATGTTCTCTGGTTCCCAGTTACCCCAGCCGCCCCAGATGGACAATGGGGTGTTGTTTGATTTCAGCCATCCCCGTTCGGCCCGCAGCCTCGACCTAATGGCTCTGTGGGGCGCGTTGGATGATGTGGTGATGGGCGGCGTGAGCCGCAGCGGATTGCAAGCTGGGGAGAACGCAGCCTGCTTCACGGGTTATGTTTCCACCGATAACTCTGGGGGCTTTGCCTCGGTGCGGACTCGTAATTTTGACCCGCCTTTGAACCTGGGCACCTACCAAGGACTGACCCTGCGCCTACGGGGAGATGGCCAGCGCTACAAGGTCTTTTTGCGAGATCGCGATGGCTGGGATGCTGTAGCCTACGGGCTGTCCTTTGATACGGTGCCCCAGGCGTGGATCACTGTGGCGGTGCCCTTTAGCAATCTGGTGCCCGTGTTTCGCGCTCGTTCCCAGCCCGATGCCAAACCCCTCGATCCCTCCAGCCTGCGGTCGTTGCAACTGATGCTGAGCAAGTTTGAGTATGACCAGGCCCTCAACCCTCACTTTGTCCCCGGCCCGTTTTGCCTGGAGGTGCAGACCATAGCCGCCTATCGCTAG
- the ybaK gene encoding Cys-tRNA(Pro) deacylase has product MSKATAKTNAARILDRLKIPYQVLEYEVNPDDLAAESTAAKLGIPPEQVFKTLVARGERQGVCLAVVPGNAQLDLKALASLAGERKVETVPLKDVQPLTGYIRGGVTALGTKKAYPIYGDESMLTFDHIAVSAGKRGLMLWLAPQDYLTATQATLGPLARP; this is encoded by the coding sequence ATGAGCAAAGCCACCGCTAAAACCAATGCTGCCCGCATCCTCGACCGCCTGAAGATCCCCTATCAAGTCTTGGAGTACGAGGTGAATCCCGACGACCTCGCTGCCGAAAGCACCGCCGCCAAGCTGGGAATCCCTCCAGAACAGGTGTTCAAAACCCTGGTGGCACGGGGAGAACGCCAGGGGGTTTGCCTTGCCGTGGTGCCCGGAAATGCTCAGCTTGACCTCAAAGCCCTAGCTAGCCTTGCTGGAGAGCGTAAGGTAGAAACCGTGCCTCTCAAGGACGTTCAGCCCCTCACGGGCTACATCCGAGGGGGCGTGACAGCCCTGGGCACCAAGAAAGCCTACCCCATCTACGGGGATGAATCGATGCTGACCTTCGACCACATCGCCGTTTCGGCAGGGAAGCGGGGGCTTATGCTGTGGTTGGCCCCCCAGGACTATCTCACCGCCACCCAAGCGACCCTAGGGCCACTGGCCAGACCATAA
- a CDS encoding Ig-like domain-containing protein: protein MARRRSRRPDQGPNRRSPAALSSTSSSRRQPLDRLAVGAMAVLTVVLGILVFSGDHATARVRDFSWQNRQVGVEDRAFLITFSRPMDPVSVEENLALDPPFPGKVSWAGRRMAYTLTEPLPYGQSFTLRLDRARDRFSAPDADVDRFQSFEAGFQSRKRAFVYIGTEGDEANRLVMADLDQQERVILTPRTLSVLAFEPYTLGDRILFSAMDADAPDGLLNQQLYTVTTGIVPRPPQDLLAEPPPFWQRLLPTPTEATPGELTLVLDNRNYQNLKFDLSADGQTIVVQRVNRDDPADFGPWVVRAGRAPYPLDTEPGGDFLIAPDSQSLVLLQGEGTAILDLSPDATRGPQLPLDFLPNYGQVLDIARDGSAAAMVNFNQNDPEKRFTESLFLVTSLGDEEELLRVSGSIREAQFDNRRRFLYVLASEQVDSRRRRNGLEVEDYAEQPLLLVIDLEARAMTKLATLPQQTTQHMSLAPDGRSLLLDVAQFEDVADGSARPRRDEDLGPGLWHLPLFTTAADQSAPTLDSPESFPFQGIQATWLP, encoded by the coding sequence ATGGCTCGTCGTCGCTCTCGCCGCCCTGACCAGGGGCCAAACCGCCGTTCTCCGGCTGCCCTGTCCTCTACGTCATCCTCCCGTCGTCAACCGCTGGATCGACTGGCGGTGGGGGCGATGGCGGTGCTGACCGTGGTGCTGGGAATATTAGTCTTTTCCGGCGACCACGCTACCGCTAGGGTACGAGACTTTAGCTGGCAAAATCGACAGGTGGGGGTGGAGGATCGCGCCTTTTTGATCACCTTCAGTCGGCCTATGGATCCGGTCAGCGTTGAGGAAAATCTTGCCCTCGATCCGCCCTTCCCCGGCAAGGTGAGCTGGGCGGGGCGTCGGATGGCCTATACCCTCACCGAACCCCTGCCCTATGGCCAGTCCTTTACCCTACGGCTAGACCGGGCGCGGGATCGGTTTTCGGCCCCCGATGCCGATGTGGATCGGTTTCAGTCCTTTGAGGCGGGCTTTCAGTCTCGCAAACGCGCCTTTGTCTATATTGGCACCGAGGGCGACGAGGCTAACCGCCTGGTGATGGCCGACCTCGATCAGCAGGAGCGGGTCATCCTAACCCCAAGAACGCTGTCGGTGCTGGCCTTCGAGCCCTATACCCTCGGCGACAGGATTTTGTTCTCGGCCATGGATGCCGATGCCCCCGACGGCCTGCTCAACCAGCAGCTCTACACCGTCACGACGGGCATCGTCCCCCGCCCGCCCCAGGATTTGCTGGCTGAACCGCCGCCCTTCTGGCAACGCCTGCTGCCCACCCCCACGGAGGCCACCCCAGGGGAACTGACGCTCGTGCTAGACAACCGCAACTACCAAAACCTGAAGTTTGACCTCTCCGCCGATGGCCAAACCATTGTGGTGCAGCGGGTGAACCGCGATGACCCCGCCGACTTTGGCCCCTGGGTGGTGCGGGCAGGCAGGGCTCCCTATCCCCTCGATACCGAGCCGGGGGGAGACTTCTTGATTGCCCCCGATAGTCAGTCCCTCGTGCTGCTCCAGGGGGAGGGCACCGCCATCCTCGATCTCAGCCCCGACGCTACCCGTGGCCCCCAGCTACCCCTCGACTTTTTGCCTAACTACGGTCAAGTCCTAGACATCGCCAGGGATGGATCCGCTGCCGCCATGGTGAACTTTAACCAAAACGACCCAGAAAAGCGATTTACCGAGTCCCTCTTTTTGGTCACAAGCCTAGGGGATGAAGAAGAACTACTGCGGGTCAGTGGCTCCATTCGCGAAGCCCAGTTTGATAACCGCCGTCGCTTTCTCTACGTGCTAGCCAGCGAGCAGGTTGACAGCCGTCGCCGTCGGAATGGCCTTGAGGTAGAAGATTATGCCGAGCAACCGCTGCTGCTGGTTATTGACCTGGAGGCTAGGGCTATGACGAAGCTCGCCACTCTCCCCCAACAAACCACCCAGCACATGAGCCTTGCCCCCGATGGTCGCTCCCTGCTGCTAGACGTAGCCCAGTTTGAGGACGTGGCCGACGGATCGGCTCGCCCTCGTCGCGACGAAGACCTAGGCCCTGGGCTGTGGCACCTGCCCCTGTTTACCACCGCCGCCGACCAATCGGCCCCCACCCTAGACAGCCCAGAATCCTTTCCTTTCCAGGGTATCCAGGCTACGTGGTTGCCCTAG